From Gossypium raimondii isolate GPD5lz chromosome 11, ASM2569854v1, whole genome shotgun sequence:
AAGTAAAAGCCTTAGTAATGGTTAGACGATAGTAAAATGTCATAGCAAATCCTGTAACTAGTTGTACCAAAAAACAAAGCGTAATTCCTCCTAgacaataaaatatgttaacatGATGAGGAACATATTTACTAGTTATATCATCTGTAATCGCCTAAATTTTGAGGCGCTCTTCTGACCAATCATAGAATTTATTGAGATAGGTAAACCAAGAGGACCCCTCTCGAGAACCGTATATGAGAATTTCATCTCGTATAGCTCAAACAAAAACACCCAAGTAATAGCTGAAATGGATATggaataaaaagtttaaaacttcttaatcttttcattcaattttatctgaAGACACAAAAGAGTGAAAATCCAAAAGCTTTTTTTTGTAGTTGTAATTATAATGCCAAAAAATCAAGTCGGCGCAGTCGTCTTTATGTTGATCGTTACAAGCCTCTTGAATCTTTTATTTACctacttatttctttttctttgctttgatttgttctttgtgtGAAATGTGGCtttattcttgttttctttctttttgataaGAATTCTCTTGTTAAGACCCTATGAATCAATTGAAACTTTAGATTCATACCAGAACCGCAATGATTCAATAAAACCTTCAAACTAAGTCCAAAGATTCTTTGACTAAGAACCATTGGATCATCACTTATTCAATCAATAGAATagatataataacaaaaataaaaagaaaagaaaggtttGTCCTTTGATCAAAATAAGCATAAACTAAATGAGAgtttgaaagaataaaaaatctttcgatttataaataatataacactttctttgaacttttttttgagTCTGGTTGCGAGGTTTGAATATTAAGTATGAATCATAGTTCAAATACTTTGTGATCCATTTCATATATTCCATGCTCCAGATACTAGAATGATTATCCGACGGGATAAAACTATCTCGATCAAGATGACAGACCCATTTTCTGTACTATTAATAAGATCAATTATAACAAGTCACACACTCATATTCCGGAAATacagaaacaaataaatttcacGGTCGAACTATCGAAATAGAATGGGgctaaaaaaataagagaactAAAAGTTTCACTTTTGTATTGAAAAGCAAAGCTTCGTGATTCTTGTGAATCTAATTCATTGAAATTCCATCCAGTAAAAcggaaaaattataaatctccaaaataatagataaaaatatCGCAAATAAAGCCATTGCGACACCCATCAAAGGAGTCGTTCCCCATCCAGGGGCTACCTTACCTTATTCCAAATTCAATGGTTTCAAAAAATCCCCTACAACAGTTCGTTTTGGACCAGATCTAGAATTACCCTCAACGGTTTGTGTAGCCATAAATCTTATTTTGTAATCAATGAAATCTGTTGACTTTGTATATCATTCCGCTGTAAATAAACAATATTATCATAGACCCATTGTGATcttgaaattatataataatggaaACAACAACCTTAATCACCATCTCTATATTTGGTTTACTCGTAAGTTTTACTAGGTACGCCTTATATACTGCTTTTGGGCAACCCTTTCAACAATTAAGAGATCCATTCGAGGAACACGGGGACTAATTGAATTAATGAGCCTCCTAATATTGGGAGGCTCATTACTTCAATTGAGATAatgaaaaatcatttcatttttttagttagaATTTTAGGCGGGTCTCGAAAAAAGATAGCGAAAAATATTATCCCTAGAGTAGATACTAAGAGGAATGTATAAACCAATGCTTCCATAAATTCGACCGTGGTTTACAATTATAGCTTCCGTACCTGTTTATTTGGAATAATCTCctgaataaaataaagaaataacaaGAATCAAAGAAAAGGCAACTATTTAAATCAAGATTTTTCCAGCAGCCTATGGCAAATCACAAATAGAAGTAGAAGCGAAAAATACCAAAGAAATCTTGCATCAGACTACTTGTCTTCTTGTAGTTGGATCTCCAAGTTTTTGGAATGCTCCAAATTCCACTTGAGCATCCAAATCTGGATCAATACCGGCAAAAACATCTCTGAACAGGGTTCTAGCACCATGCCAAATGTGTCTGAAGAAGAAAAGTAAGGCAAACAAAGCATGTCTAAAGGTAAACCAACCCCTCAGACTGCTACAAAAAACACCATCGAATTTCAAAGTAGCACgatctaattcaaaaatttcaccCAATTGAGCACGTCTAGCATATTTTTTCACAGTAGCAGGATCACTATAACTCACTCCATTGAGTTCACCGCCATAGAACTCAATCGTTACACCTACTTGTTCGATACTATACTTTGATTCTGCCCTTCTAAAAGGGACATCTGCTCTAACAATTCCATCTCCGTCTACCAAAACAATCGGAAATGTTACAAAAAAAGTAGGCATATGACATACAAAAAGTTTGCGCCCATCTTTATCTCTAAAGATAGTGTGCTGTAACCACCCAATGCTATTCCATCCCCGTGGTCTATTGAACCCACTCTGAATAATCCTCCTTTTGCTGGATTATTTCCAATGTAATCATAAAAAGCTAATTTTTCAGGAATTTTAGACCAAGCTTCTGATAAACTTTGATTTTCGGCTAACCCAACACTAACCCTTCGATATATTTCTTGCTGGAAGTATCCTTGATCCCATTGATAACGAGTAGGACCAAATAATTCGATTGGGGTAGTTATTAAACCGTACTACATAGTTCCGACAACAACAAAAGTTACAAAAAAGACAGTAGCTATACTACTGGAAAAGATGGTTTCAATATTTCCCATACGTAATACTTTGTATAAACGTTGGGGCGGGCGGACACTAAGATGTAATAAGCCCGCTAATATGCCCAATGTCCTTACCTAGCCTGTGTGGTCCACATGGGCCAcctacacggtcgtgtggaaATTAGGTAGTTTCGTAACAGCTTTTGTTTTGCAATTTTATCAGGTTTCAAAGCGatttttggatttcttttcACACACACCTAATATCCAAATCAATCTCCCACGCGTCCGGAACTTATGAACCCTACATTCGTTTAACACATCACATCACTTAACCATCAAAATCCATCCAAATTAACATATGATTTGCCAAAATTTTAGTCCCAAAAATCATAATCGAACTCTTACCACTCGAAAATAGCGTCCTAGATGAGTCTTATTCCACTGGAGAAACTTGATTCCCCAAACCTTCGCCTATCCAAAAACCATGGAAAATACTTAACATGATATTAAATAATGCAAATAGTAAAACTTAAACTCAAACCCCATTGAAAGACAAACACCCTagatcaataaaaaaaacaatagttGAACTTACACTTTTGATGAACCAAAATTGCAACAAATCCAACACTAAACCCCCTACTAAAACATAAAGGCAACGCACCtagagaaaaaatgaagaaagaatTGAAATAGAACCCAAAtattcaagaagaaaaagaaaaaaagaaaaagaactaaaaaataGAGTAAAGAAATATGATGAAAATATCAAAAGCAGACGTAAgagcaagaaaagaagaagtGGGTGGTTACCaagttgagaaataaaagaaattttgataagatttaaatcaattaaaagaaatagGATTTAACCACCAGATTTTTAATAGACTTCCAATAATACTCAATTCCAACaatagccaaaacaaaataattcaaattgtGCAATACGAGATTCGAACACCAAACCTTTCACATAAAATCACAATACCTATCACTAATctaacttaaattatttaacacTAGATAACATACCATGCTTATGAAACTAGGGCGTTACACTTACCACTATTCAACACCAACTTATAGGATTGTAATTCTTTCATGAGCTAAGTCAAGGTAAGTGCCTTGTTCCCCAAGTTGTAAGCGGCCCTAAAACCAGCAAACTCCTTGGTTaaggatttgaacactatttcaatttgAGTGTTCACGTCTAGTTCAGCCCTATTGCCCTCCGCTTTCGCAAAAATCCCATAAGCTTAAGCATATGTTATTTGACCGAAGTGTCAGTTTTCTGttgaaaattcatcaaatttgtaatagcgAATTGTCGAGCCAATGCGGCTTGGCCTCTGAGTAAATCCTCTAAATTTGTCATGATCTTTTTAGTAGTATGAAAATTCTCGTGTTGCTTTTGCAACACACTACTCATGCTCGCTAACATATAACATCGAACAATCGAGTTAGAATCTCTCCAGCGATTTCTCGCTTTGGGCTAAGCTTCAAGAGGGCACGTTTCGTCAAGAATgaatttgtgtttctcacaGCTGAGAACTATCAGCAAGTTCTGTTTCCATTCTTGAAATTTATcctcatttaatttattcatagtaagaatgctaataagaagagtaggagacatatttgaactaaaaaaataaataaagattcactaattactatatttgtattaagcaaatatttttcatttcagcaacatatcaagaatgcagtatgatgcatgcgtcttgtattaaaaccttgaaaaaatattttttcgttGCTATGATCATTCTCACACCCATCAACCATGTCACCTTGGGGTCCTATGATTAATTAGCAAGAACATGGATTACATCCAATCAGTTCATGAATCTTAATTCTCAAGACTCCATGCGAATTAACGATCGTTTAATGTTTGGCAATCATCTCTAGCTTAAATATCGTTTCTTGagaaactatttaataaaaaatgatcttgagtgtgtaaccattgactcaacacccatcatgaacatcctctcatttgtgagtcatcttgAGACATTCTCTCTGAAATTCATACgtgactagttgtcctgaaaAAGAAATATCATCTAGTGAACCCACATAACAAAGTTTACCTTGGGGTGGGGCCAGGGTAAGAACTGGCTCGAAACTTTATTAAGCTATCACTTAGGGACCATCAATGGAGACCGTAGGTCTTGTTCAAGAACCTTCTCctactcaatattttaaaaatatgcaagATTTTTATCCTAAATTTCAAGAGTGATCATTCATTAGTCCTAGTGgcattcttacctaatctaATTGATATCCTTCTAATATATGTATGACatgctatgaaaattttataatattcacattcattcacAAGAACCAGTCaatcataaaaacaaataattttgattctccacaatttttcttttaagggaaaaaccaaAGAAGTGAATATGAACCGTGCACCAAGTAGGGTCTCAGGAAAGGGAGGTAAGTCAAATTTGACCACTTAAAAATCAAGTCTTTCCTAGCTAAAGCCAATCCTAGACTTACactttctcattaccacacttctcacagttatcgaataacctaaagaagtgaatggaacaataaaacacatgtattttctcattaccacacttcttattttttaaacgATCAATtgtggatcatctcatatatatatatatatatatatatatatcataattataacattacataatagaaatattataaacaattataaaacagATATATAAGGAGatagataatcaaaataaaattgccAACCAAggtttggttttatttctagaaaaaaatgaaaataaaattacataatttttttacgcAAGGCATTCCTTGGGTCTTCAACCGCCATCGCATCTTTTCCTCGTCATGAAGtccttttgaaaaaaattacatttaagtcctaTATCCGTTTTCGActcacaagaattctatgaaactttaaaaaaaaaaccctacgtggagatgatagtcacggtctatttcctaagaaccacaacttcgtcaataaaaaacaattatataataaatatataatatcgtATCCATTCCCATATATAACTCAAGACATGCATAATATCTAAAAAAGATCACTttctatataatcaaatcattcaagaagaagagaaatacattttaattatctgtttatacttatagatagaaTGCAATCTAGTCTGATACCAATTATTAGAAAAACGAGTTTGAAAAACGcagtggaaaataaatttagagaaaaatcagagttttaaatttttttccaaaataagatcTTGGTTATAATAACTAAAGTAAtcaacacttaatcaaaattatacccGATTCGTCTAGGATGGGCGCTTCAATCGAGTAATCTTCTTCgttatcctcaagctcatgtcgaccgagtgtgggctcgcttcaaatcagaaaaattttcaaaaaaattactagTGAGGTAATTtcgcaatttctctaaacttttaggtcaagttataaaacagaaaaatatcTATAGAAattttcagagaattttctctctacaactttctcttgaattcaagtatatgtaaaataatgacccaaggctctctttatatagagagagttcaattatgattaaacttaattactttaatattaaatttaatattaaatcttataaaataatagaatatttatccacaagataaatattaaattaaatttaatattaagataatcattttaatattaaattaataaaatactattaagataagtattaaattaaatttaatattaaactattaaaatatagctaacctgaaatcaaattctctggtagagtcccaGTAGAAGTGTAACTCTTCCATTGCTCAACCACCAAAGACATTATCATCGCTGACACCATCGTGTCTGGTGATGCAAGTGCGACACCTTTACGAAACCCTAAGCTGATTCGATCTAGGTCAATAACAACGCAACCGGTTCGATCTAGCCACCGATTTGACCGTCATCCCGGTTTGACCAGTTTTTCAGTTTTAGGCTCCCAAACACAATTTAAGATTTCAGGTccaatttttaagttcaattacccattggaccaattgtctgacttgaaaattaaattctaaaaataccatattaattttaattaatttgattaatttaattttacttgatcaaaattaattttcccaaaaatcacttagatttttaaaattaaattttcaagaaaattctttaatcaaattctctagttaaaCAATTCTcatgaccacctaatttaattccacattgaataaatcaaataaattaaattatttccaaagttgtAGAACTtttttttgattcaaatgcagttcgatcgagcttttgttggacatatacaattaggctctagtaattgcaattaagTCTAGAAGCATCGTTCCGATAATTTGCAAATACTTAGTCAcagagtcagtccacaagaaaaatcatgattgaaaactccttattttatactctttacAAAAATAGTTGGATGAACTGTTTTATCTAATGACCTCGTCATATGTGTGTTATcttcatatgatatccttaattcctttgaattaaatccgttcactcaatacaatcctattttatctcattgtcaccattttGTCTTCTtagtgattaatatgatcactatcaacaaatgacAATGATAAATTACTCGTTCGAGAATAGACAACCCGTggccacattccatatttatcaatccacacaatgccaatgtaaggatatcattaactctttaattgagctatgaattccactgttgctagtataaccatgccatacacaagtcatgtacccaacataccggctatgagcttgatcatctttagagcataagcctccacttatatcaaagcacatgagttgcatacgcatggtcagtgaccaACTCAGGATTTAAGCTAATTACACAATGCACGtgacaagtgaattaattcacaaacgggtTCAGAATTAAtacatcttgggtccagtccaatgtatcattctgctaatgaatacatctatgtctctacccgtggagccaactgctccgatagccaaaattagccatctccccaattggaattgtagatgacGTAATAATctttctcagtatttgaatcaaatactcACTTCGATTCTTTTACAAGATTATAgacttatttagattatctactgaagtaagttgtctttctcgcaatgtaaacgttcttacaatgtcacttatcttcagtttgaacttagacaatcaatgaactaatattttcttattacaattttgctatgcatgcaaaatataaaagacagaaatataaaagacataattttatttatttattcatcgttcaaataaataaaaaatagttacatgtttactacaatatgagaCATTTCCTAACATGAGTTGCTTCCACTATATTTTTGGTGCCTTAGAGAAATTCTGGGAGAATTCTCACTTTGCGAGAGTTAAGCTGACTTAAGTGTATTTGAAGCGAAGAAATCGCCTAAGGTCGCATGGATTACGAGATGAAAGGTCTAGCCCCATGACATTAGCTATTAGTTGTCTTTTCTTAGTTATTCTATCAGCAATAAGTTCGTTAGTGTGATCCCCACCtcctttaataataaaaggctTATATGGAAAAAAAGCCCTTaagaaaatacgaaaaaatTAATTGAGCACCTATATTAATTTTGCACCCAATTGAGCCCATgtcattaactaaaataatcaaGTCCGTTTGCTAACAGTTTCAGTCATTGACCACATTGATcgttaaaataatttgatggaCCAATCATGTGGTGACACGTGCCAGTTTTcgatttaatataatatttttcaataaaaatattaaaaataataaaaaattagaaacaattataaaattataaaattattaaaatttaaatttaaaaaattaaaatttatataaaattataaaattataaaaaataaaaaatattataaatattataaaattctaataaattctaatttttataaaattaataaaacatgcttaaaatatttaaaattttatcgaaacctacaaaaattctttaaaacttataaaatattaaaaattataaatatttaaaaatctcaaaagtgatataaatgtataaaaattataaaatataatagaaacctataaatattataaatatctaataaattttaataaattattaaaatatataaaattaacaaattatatttaaatttttataaaaaagttataaaaattcatagaaaaacttataaaaatataataaattctaataaattataaaaaatattaaaaattctgaaaaagcCATTTAAACCCCTCTAATTAATGAACACATGTCATCACATCAATCATTGGATAATGAGAATAGTTATCAGAATGCTAGAGTCATTTTCATGTGGAATAAAATGTTCTTGATATTCtacaaataaaatgataattgtGGGTCCATtgataaaactttatttttatttttaaaagtttatctCCAAATTTTTAGTATAGTAATGCAGAActtgaaaaagtttaaaattgtttgCTAAGTATTGcatgatataaattattttgatatagtaaGATACTATCAAAGCAAAATTTCATTATCCAACTATTAACGTATGACAAGTATGAAATATCCTGACCAAGGCTTTTAAAACTGGACTAGTGGTTGATAtcaattttttagattttttataatttattataatatttataagcttttatttttttataatttttataagttattataaattttaatatttttaatatttaataatttttaaatatttttataggaaaaatattaaaataaaccaGAAGCTTCCACGTGTCACCATCTCATTGGtttgtcaatttattttaacgatCAACCTGGTTAATGACGAAAACTGTTAATGGAGAGacttaattaacttttttattaatggAGGGGCTTAATtgggtgatttttttttttttggataaggAAAAGAAGGCAATCAAACTGCCTTAATCAACCGACTCTTGCATGAAAGGTATCTATTTTATCTTCTAATAGTAGTTTCCTAACATGAAAATTAGGGAAATCAATAATTCTAAGTTCAACATTCTCACTGGTACAAGTTTTAGCAAGCCAATTCACCACCATATTCCCTTCTCTTGGAACATATTGTAACTTTACCATTTGGATATATCTTGTTGCTTCGTTAATCATTCTAATAAGAATAGTGAAATTCGCATCGCTctcatttatcattttaatagtcatCAAACAATTACTTTCCATAAGTACTTTGGTGTCGTTTCTAGTTCATAATAAAAGTAAGATGATTAAGAGTTTCTTTTGGTTGAGATTACGTGAAAACATATTGTAAGggtactttaaaaattattgttttgagATTTAGCCTCAAATTATCTGTTCTTGAGCGTTAGAATTAAAAAAGCAATAGCTTGTTTAACCCTCTTAATTTTTCCTGAAATCCATATAATAGTAGCGATGGACGACCTAGCTTCTttcttgaaataataaaaagcttTACACACCTCCTAAAATTGAGACACATTCTTTATTAttagaataaagaaaatcaagatagTCCCTAAAAAGAGAGCTATGCATCTTCCCTTATCTAGACTTGTTTGGTATGAATAATAAGTGATCATTTTATACATCTCAATCATCTTACACCAATCCAAGCAATTGGAACCAGCGCTTTGTAATTCTGTACATTATCTATCTCACTCATACATACTTTTTGATTCGTGCGATTTAGAAATAATAACCTAAGAACCAatccttaatatttttattcttatacaaccgtaaaataattttatttactctAATCATCTTATGTAGATCATACACAGATTtttgacaaataaaaatatttaacactATCACGAGTGGAGTATTTTAACTCCAAAACCAAAGTTATGTTCCTACTCTTCCACCAGAAGATAGGATACTTACTAAAATTTCTGACTTTTCTTCCAtgaatttaacttaataaaaaaacaaaaatttgattACGTGTAAAAATATGCATACGTTTCAGACCACTATAAGCTTATATAGTGAAATTTGTTGAGTCATTCATTCACTGTTTCACCACTAAGCTTCCCATAAGATGTCTCTGAAGGCTCCAATAGCCACTTGTTTAGCCTCTCTGATGCTTTATTAACCTGGAAAGTAAAAAATGTATTCCtccattattttcaaaaaaaattattgtattttaaaaaagaaaaattatcatcattttaattacctCTTCTTCCCAATCAGTCCTTGAGGTAATGTAGGCTAGAACAAATGTTTGCGTTGCAACCCCAGTTATCATCCCAATCCATATTCCCTGTCGAAATCAAATaacttatttattcatttgttcTAGCTTAATTCTCCAGATGgcctataaataaataaaatataaagttcattataaaaaaaatctgttTCTTAAGGTCTAACCTTGACTTCCATTTTGGCTACATATCCAAGAAGAATTCCTAAAGGCACACCAACCACATAATAGGAACAGATGTTAACATATGCAACCATTTTTTGTCTACCAGCACCAATTGCTATCCCTGCATTGCAGATTTTAACCATGTCATTCTTTTCCCTTCCCATACATATTCaggcaatatatatatatatatatacttgccTGAGAGGATTGGCTGAACACTGTTGAGCAAAACTGAGAAAGAAAGCAACAAAGAGAGGTCTGCCACGGAGTTTGCTACTTCCTCATCACTTGTAAACAAGTAACCTATTCGATGACCAAATATTAAGCACAGTGCCCAGAATAACACTCCTATACTCAGTGATGTACATAATAGAACTTTCATCGAAAATTTTGCTGCTTTGGCGTTTCCTCTCCCTAGTTCATTTGAAACTCGCACACTGTAGGACAGAAAACCGTCATGTATCTCGGTTTACATATAGTGTTGCAGTCAATAAGTTGGTATgctcaaatttattcaaatatgtAATGAACATTAATAGTTcagaaaaaaagttgaaaaattcgGATAACGTAGCACTTATAGGCAAATCACCAACCTAGCTGCTGTGAGGAAGCCGAGGAACACCATGAGTTGCCAAGCTATGATATTCAGGCTGCAATGTGATATATTCTTTGGTTAAATTCGAGTCAGAAAAAGACAACATATATGGTATGCGTATATATACATGGAAATTGACCATCTTACCAAATGGAGAGGGCATCGATGGCAACTGCGGCATTTTTCATATACCCTCCCAACAGGACTAGGATAGCATAGTACCATAACTCTAAGCTGACAAGCCAACAACATAAGCAAAGAAATCGAATAAATATTGACaaaaattttagatgttaaatctAAGTAAAGGGAAATGGAATTTTACCAAATCATCACTCCTGAAGATATTGAGAGCTTAAGTACTGGAAATAGATCAAGAAAACAAGCAAAAGTGAAGCCTTT
This genomic window contains:
- the LOC105804376 gene encoding protein DETOXIFICATION 24 translates to MDERLLGSEEPKENSNNLRRRVLEESGKLWKVGFPSMLARVTAFGMFVVTQAFIGHIGERQLAAYALIQVITVRFANGILLGMSSATETLCGQAFGAKHYHMLGIYLQRSWIINFVTSAVLLPVFIFASPIFKLLGEDEEIATAAGYISLWFIPILYFFVFNFTTQKYLQCQLKNMIVGWISAASFILHVLLSWILVSKLNWGIPGAMSSMIISSWLVVIGELIYVFVGWCPETWKGFTFACFLDLFPVLKLSISSGVMICLELWYYAILVLLGGYMKNAAVAIDALSICLNIIAWQLMVFLGFLTAASVRVSNELGRGNAKAAKFSMKVLLCTSLSIGVLFWALCLIFGHRIGYLFTSDEEVANSVADLSLLLSFSVLLNSVQPILSGIAIGAGRQKMVAYVNICSYYVVGVPLGILLGYVAKMEVKGIWIGMITGVATQTFVLAYITSRTDWEEEVNKASERLNKWLLEPSETSYGKLSGETVNE